The Sphingosinithalassobacter sp. CS137 genome includes a region encoding these proteins:
- a CDS encoding peroxiredoxin, with protein MMAIEEGEPIPAIELTAVNGEALVLKELTGQPLVLYFYPRDDTSGCTREAQDFSALLSEFEALGARVLGVSKDSPIKHQKFISKYDLTVPLATDANGQAMEAFGVWVQKSMYGKTYMGIDRSTFLFDSAGRLVRAWRKVRVPGHAVDVLEAVKDLVEGR; from the coding sequence ATGATGGCGATCGAAGAAGGCGAGCCGATTCCGGCGATCGAGCTGACGGCGGTGAACGGCGAGGCGCTGGTGCTGAAGGAACTGACCGGCCAGCCGCTGGTGCTGTATTTCTATCCCCGTGACGATACCTCGGGCTGCACGCGCGAGGCGCAGGATTTCAGTGCGCTGCTGAGCGAATTCGAGGCGCTGGGGGCAAGGGTGCTCGGCGTGTCGAAGGACAGCCCGATCAAGCACCAGAAGTTCATTTCCAAATACGACCTCACCGTCCCGCTGGCGACCGATGCCAATGGCCAGGCGATGGAGGCATTCGGCGTGTGGGTCCAGAAGTCGATGTATGGCAAGACCTATATGGGCATCGATCGTTCGACCTTCCTGTTCGATTCCGCGGGACGGCTGGTACGCGCCTGGCGGAAAGTGCGCGTGCCGGGCCATGCCGTCGATGTACTGGAGGCCGTGAAGGACCTGGTCGAGGGGCGGTGA
- a CDS encoding ferritin-like domain-containing protein has translation MTSAGEAARAVLLAGTPDAKVKAARKAARDWRLGRLGHRFEVEMPEQPARPSTPELLPPNRMPKRGKGGSERGRIALIHALAHIEFVAIDLAFDLVGRFGGHFPRGFTDDWMAVGGDEAMHFALLERRLRALGSHYGALPAHAGLWDAASETGHDPLARLAVVPMVLEARGLDVTPATIERFAAADDQPTRRILERILKDEVRHVRAGTTWFESRCKAENLVPHTQWQSLVTRYFRGVLKPPFNDSARDSAGLTRDYYQSLALPAGFVP, from the coding sequence GTGACGAGCGCGGGAGAAGCTGCGCGCGCGGTTCTGCTCGCGGGAACGCCTGACGCCAAGGTGAAGGCGGCCCGCAAGGCGGCGCGCGACTGGCGGCTGGGGCGGCTGGGGCACCGTTTCGAGGTGGAAATGCCCGAGCAACCCGCGCGCCCTTCGACGCCCGAGCTGCTTCCGCCCAACCGGATGCCCAAGCGCGGCAAGGGCGGCTCCGAGCGGGGCCGGATCGCGCTGATCCACGCGCTCGCGCACATCGAATTCGTCGCCATCGACCTGGCGTTCGACCTGGTCGGGCGGTTCGGCGGGCACTTTCCGCGAGGCTTTACCGACGACTGGATGGCGGTGGGCGGCGACGAGGCGATGCATTTCGCGCTCCTCGAGCGGCGGCTGCGCGCACTTGGCAGCCACTATGGCGCGCTGCCCGCACACGCCGGCTTGTGGGACGCGGCATCCGAGACGGGGCACGATCCGCTGGCACGGCTTGCCGTGGTGCCGATGGTGCTCGAGGCGCGCGGGCTCGACGTCACGCCGGCGACGATCGAGCGCTTCGCCGCAGCCGACGACCAGCCGACGCGGCGCATCCTGGAGCGCATCCTGAAGGACGAGGTTCGCCACGTGCGGGCCGGAACGACCTGGTTCGAATCGCGGTGCAAGGCCGAGAATCTCGTTCCGCACACGCAATGGCAGTCGCTTGTCACTAGGTATTTTCGCGGAGTGCTTAAGCCTCCGTTCAACGACTCAGCGCGCGACTCAGCCGGTCTAACGCGCGACTACTACCAATCGCTTGCCCTACCGGCGGGCTTCGTCCCATGA